The segment GATATTCCTGGCTGAGAGAATCCGTCAGGAAATCGAGGTGGATCGTTTAGATCATCCGGAGAAGTAACGGAAACTATGTTCAATACATTGCCGTAGTTACGTAATGTATCTACAATATAGTATGAGATACGAATGGGATGAAACAAAGCGCCGCGTCAATATTCGTAAGCACGGCATTGATTTTTCTGATTATTTCTTTAGGAACTTCGGTCTAATTGATGAGTCAAATAACGCAATATCCCAGCGAAAAGGCCCGTTAGCGCGCGGGGAAGCGGTGCGGCTGCCTTGCCTGGCGGACGGGCGGGGGAGCCGTCGCTAGTTTGGGCGGAACGCGGAACCATTTCAAATTCATGACTTTATATGGTTCGCTGAGTCCGGAAAACTCGCAAATCCCATATTCTTCTACATAGGGGCCGTAATCCGGGTCGATCATCTTGGACAATTCTTCCGAAAGCAGAATTTCGTCGGCGCTGGCTTGGGATTGAATGCCCTTGCCCGCCCGCATGTCTTTGGTCTGGATTAGCTCCTCCCCCTGCATAGCCACTTCGCCGATATGAATCCCGATGGCGGCGCGCACCTGCTTGTTTTGGGGAACGTTGATGTTGCGGCGAAACAGGGATTGCATGATGAGGACGGAGGAAACGATGGCCATATCCGCGTCCTCCGCGGTAAAAGAGGCGAAAATCTGATCGCCCTCGCACGATTTGACGAAAGCGCTGCGGCAACTGGTAAAGGAGCGGTGGCATAACGTTTGGTATTCTTGAATCAGGCTGCTGGCGTGCCGGTCGCCGAACGACCAGAACTTTTTCGTCGATTCGCAAACGTCGATATAAACGATCACCCAATGATGAAAGGCTTTATCGTCGCCGCTCTCTTCGGAAACAGCCGCGCTTCCTTCCAGCGCCTTCGAACCTTCGTCGGCTTTCACTGGTCCGATATCGACCAAAACTTTCGCTTCGTAGATTTTTTGCGGTTGGGGAATGTTCTTTAAATTCGCTGTGCGTAGATAGCGCAGAGAGAACCGCTTGTCTTTATTCAATTCATCGTAGAGATCTTCGGAAATGAGAATCTGGCCGGGAGCGGCTTGGGTTTGAATCCGTTTGGCCATGTTGTTAGTATTCGATTGATGGATTAAACCGTCGTGGTAGACGATGTAACCTTGATGGATTCCTATGCAGGGCAGCAGTTTAAAATTGTCTTCCTGAAACTGGTTCCAATCCTCCAAAGCGGTCATGACGGTTTTCGCCCCTAGGATCGCCTGCGCGGGATCCTCGAAGCAGCATACGATTTGTGGACCGCCGCCCGGTTCGATGAAGCATGAGTTTTTTTGCTCGAGTACGGCTCGGACCTGCTTTTGATAAAGATCGAAGATTACGTTGGCCACCTGTTCCCCCTGATCCCATACCGCCTTGGCGGAGGTGGACACGTCGATGAACATGATGGTCCAAAACTTCTGGTTCGTATCGCGGTAATCTTTTTCGATCTTTTCCCGCTTATCGATGGCTTGCTTCAGCTTCTCTTCCAGACTATTGGATGACGCCGGTTTTTTATAGTCTCTCATGATTTTTCGATAACGCCTGTTTCAATTTTTCGTAATCGGATGAGCCGATAGTATGACTTCCGATCCGCGCAAAGAATCCCCAAAAAAACAGGTTGACATCGGGAATG is part of the Candidatus Omnitrophota bacterium genome and harbors:
- a CDS encoding adenylate/guanylate cyclase domain-containing protein, yielding MRDYKKPASSNSLEEKLKQAIDKREKIEKDYRDTNQKFWTIMFIDVSTSAKAVWDQGEQVANVIFDLYQKQVRAVLEQKNSCFIEPGGGPQIVCCFEDPAQAILGAKTVMTALEDWNQFQEDNFKLLPCIGIHQGYIVYHDGLIHQSNTNNMAKRIQTQAAPGQILISEDLYDELNKDKRFSLRYLRTANLKNIPQPQKIYEAKVLVDIGPVKADEGSKALEGSAAVSEESGDDKAFHHWVIVYIDVCESTKKFWSFGDRHASSLIQEYQTLCHRSFTSCRSAFVKSCEGDQIFASFTAEDADMAIVSSVLIMQSLFRRNINVPQNKQVRAAIGIHIGEVAMQGEELIQTKDMRAGKGIQSQASADEILLSEELSKMIDPDYGPYVEEYGICEFSGLSEPYKVMNLKWFRVPPKLATAPPPVRQARQPHRFPAR